The following are from one region of the Flavimobilis soli genome:
- a CDS encoding FecCD family ABC transporter permease produces MSAPAGLRRPDEARADAVATVRAVRRRGRARATSVAAGLSVVLLALAVVTACLGGFTVSFVDVVRIIGGADIPGATFIVHEVRLPRLLTGLGAGAAFGVSGAIFQTLVRNPLASPDIIGITAGASAAAVFAITQLGLNPGHAAPFAIGGAFAAAALIYGLAWRGAVSGQRLILVGIGIAAVLGSVTSWSLTRAEVTDASEALVWITGSLNGSTWSRLPLLWWPLLVLLPAAGVLGKRLRALQLGEDAAAGLGVRIEPSKAWLVAVGVCLAAVATAAAGPVAFVAFLAGPIARRLTGGGGLALVPSALVGAVIVTAADFAGAQLFGTRLPVGVITGVLGAPFLLWLLATANRVGKGG; encoded by the coding sequence GTGAGCGCCCCCGCCGGTCTGCGCAGGCCGGACGAGGCGCGAGCCGACGCCGTCGCGACCGTCCGTGCGGTCCGACGACGTGGCCGGGCCCGGGCGACGAGCGTCGCCGCCGGGCTCTCGGTCGTGCTGCTCGCGCTCGCGGTCGTGACCGCGTGCCTCGGCGGCTTCACCGTCTCGTTCGTCGACGTCGTCCGGATCATCGGGGGCGCGGACATCCCGGGCGCGACGTTCATCGTCCACGAGGTGCGCCTCCCGCGGCTGCTCACGGGCCTCGGCGCGGGCGCCGCGTTCGGCGTCTCGGGCGCGATCTTCCAGACGCTCGTGCGCAACCCGCTCGCGAGCCCGGACATCATCGGCATCACGGCGGGCGCCAGCGCGGCCGCCGTCTTCGCGATCACCCAGCTCGGCCTGAACCCCGGGCACGCCGCACCCTTCGCGATCGGCGGTGCCTTCGCCGCCGCCGCGCTCATCTACGGGCTCGCGTGGCGCGGGGCCGTGAGCGGGCAGCGCCTGATCCTCGTCGGCATCGGCATCGCGGCGGTCCTCGGCTCGGTGACGAGCTGGTCGCTCACGCGTGCCGAGGTCACGGACGCGTCCGAGGCGCTCGTCTGGATCACCGGCTCGCTCAACGGCTCTACGTGGAGCCGGCTGCCCCTGCTCTGGTGGCCGCTGCTCGTCCTGCTCCCCGCCGCGGGTGTCCTGGGCAAGCGGCTGCGCGCGCTCCAGCTCGGCGAGGACGCCGCCGCGGGGCTGGGCGTGCGCATCGAGCCGTCGAAGGCCTGGCTCGTCGCCGTCGGCGTCTGCCTCGCGGCCGTCGCGACGGCAGCCGCAGGCCCGGTCGCCTTCGTCGCGTTCCTCGCGGGGCCGATCGCGCGCCGCCTGACCGGCGGCGGCGGGCTTGCGCTCGTCCCCTCGGCGCTCGTCGGCGCCGTCATCGTCACGGCCGCTGACTTCGCCGGCGCGCAGCTCTTCGGCACCCGGCTCCCCGTCGGTGTGATCACGGGTGTGCTCGGCGCGCCCTTCCTGCTGTGGCTCCTCGCCACGGCCAACCGCGTCGGAAAGGGCGGCTGA
- a CDS encoding ABC transporter ATP-binding protein produces MTEKGHHTLGAERLTLGYGDRKVVRDLTVTVPTGRVTVVVGANACGKSTLLRGLARLLAPQGGSVLLDGADIAAMPTRDVARVLGLLPQSPIAPEGITVADLVGRGRYPHQGWFRQWTPEDDEAVADALAQTGVLDLAGRSVDELSGGQRQRVWIAMALAQRTDLLLLDEPTTFLDVAHQVEVLDLLADLNRDLGRTIVMVLHDLNLAARYADHLVAMKDGRIVAEGAPADVVTEETVAEVFGLASRVVPDPVSGTPMVVPIGRNRTTSPSA; encoded by the coding sequence ATGACCGAGAAGGGTCACCACACTCTCGGTGCCGAGCGGCTGACGCTCGGCTACGGCGACCGCAAGGTCGTCCGCGACCTCACGGTCACCGTCCCGACCGGGCGCGTGACCGTCGTCGTCGGCGCGAACGCGTGCGGCAAGTCCACCCTCCTGCGCGGCCTCGCGCGCCTCCTTGCGCCGCAGGGCGGCTCGGTCCTGCTCGACGGCGCGGACATCGCCGCGATGCCGACGCGCGACGTCGCGCGCGTGCTCGGCCTGCTGCCGCAGTCGCCGATCGCCCCCGAGGGCATCACGGTCGCCGACCTCGTCGGCCGCGGTCGCTACCCGCACCAGGGCTGGTTCCGGCAGTGGACCCCCGAGGACGACGAAGCCGTCGCCGACGCGCTCGCCCAGACCGGCGTGCTCGACCTCGCCGGCCGCTCGGTCGACGAGCTGTCGGGCGGGCAGCGGCAGCGCGTGTGGATCGCGATGGCGCTCGCGCAGCGCACCGACCTGCTGCTCCTCGACGAGCCGACGACGTTCCTCGACGTCGCGCACCAGGTCGAGGTCCTCGACCTCCTCGCCGACCTCAACCGCGACCTCGGCCGCACGATCGTCATGGTCCTGCACGACCTCAACCTCGCGGCGCGCTACGCCGACCACCTCGTCGCGATGAAGGACGGCCGGATCGTCGCCGAGGGTGCGCCCGCCGACGTCGTCACCGAGGAGACGGTCGCCGAGGTGTTCGGCCTCGCGTCGCGCGTCGTCCCGGACCCCGTGTCGGGCACGCCGATGGTCGTGCCGATCGGCCGCAACCGCACGACGTCGCCCTCCGCCTGA
- the purS gene encoding phosphoribosylformylglycinamidine synthase subunit PurS, giving the protein MGRVVVDVMPKPEILDPQGKAVVGALPRLGFTQFVGVRQGKRFELEVDGEVTPEVLAAAEEAAKTLLSNPVIEDVVRVADAS; this is encoded by the coding sequence GTGGGACGCGTAGTCGTCGATGTCATGCCCAAGCCCGAGATCCTCGACCCGCAGGGCAAGGCCGTCGTCGGGGCGCTGCCCCGGCTGGGCTTCACCCAGTTCGTCGGGGTGCGCCAGGGCAAGCGCTTCGAGCTCGAGGTCGACGGCGAGGTGACCCCGGAGGTGCTCGCCGCCGCCGAGGAGGCCGCGAAGACGCTCCTGTCGAACCCGGTCATCGAAGACGTCGTCCGCGTCGCGGACGCGAGCTGA
- the purQ gene encoding phosphoribosylformylglycinamidine synthase subunit PurQ: MAPAATGARIGVVTFPGTLDDRDAARAVRLAGAEAVSLWHADDDLHGVDAVVLPGGFSYGDYLRAGAISRFAPLMDKIVDAANGGLPVLGICNGFQILTESHLLPGSMIKNDHLHFVCREQVLAVENASTAWTRDYTHGERITIPLKNQDGQYVADERTLDELEAEGRVAFRYEGVNPNGSRRGIAGITNERGNVVGLMPHPEHAVEAGFGPDSAAGPRAGVDGLRFFTSVIGSLVHA, from the coding sequence ATGGCACCCGCAGCGACCGGCGCCCGCATCGGCGTCGTCACGTTCCCCGGGACGCTCGACGACCGCGACGCTGCCCGCGCCGTGCGCCTCGCCGGCGCCGAGGCCGTGTCCCTCTGGCACGCGGACGACGACCTCCACGGGGTCGACGCCGTCGTCCTGCCGGGTGGCTTCTCGTACGGCGACTACCTGCGCGCCGGCGCGATCTCGCGCTTCGCGCCGCTCATGGACAAGATCGTCGACGCCGCGAACGGCGGCCTGCCCGTCCTCGGCATCTGCAACGGTTTCCAGATCCTCACCGAGTCGCACCTGCTGCCGGGCTCGATGATCAAGAACGACCACCTGCACTTCGTCTGCCGCGAGCAGGTCCTCGCGGTCGAGAACGCGAGCACCGCCTGGACGCGTGACTACACGCACGGCGAGCGCATCACGATCCCGTTGAAGAACCAGGACGGCCAGTACGTCGCCGACGAGCGCACGCTCGACGAGCTCGAGGCCGAGGGCCGCGTCGCGTTCCGCTACGAGGGCGTCAACCCGAACGGCTCGCGCCGCGGGATCGCGGGCATCACGAACGAGCGCGGCAACGTCGTCGGCCTCATGCCGCACCCAGAGCACGCGGTCGAGGCGGGCTTCGGTCCTGACTCCGCCGCGGGGCCGCGCGCGGGTGTGGACGGGCTGCGGTTCTTCACGTCGGTGATCGGCTCCCTCGTCCACGCATGA
- a CDS encoding GNAT family N-acetyltransferase, whose protein sequence is MSGTNLPGTVGDATLAGIALPEGVTLTAVPWDDAESAELRTIQQAELAVRYADPDADEVPTTSDIGRPPSADEIVVSLLLRVDGVPVGCAALRDVSGVSDEIGGFHAPGTGEVKRVFVAPEYRGRGLSRLLMRGLEAYARAAGLRRLVLETGTKQHESVSLYRSIGFEPIERYGEYADSDESLCFAKDLPAV, encoded by the coding sequence ATGAGCGGGACGAACCTTCCCGGCACGGTCGGCGACGCGACGCTCGCCGGCATCGCCCTGCCCGAGGGCGTCACGCTGACGGCCGTGCCGTGGGACGACGCCGAGTCGGCCGAGCTGCGCACGATCCAGCAGGCGGAGCTCGCCGTGCGTTACGCGGACCCGGACGCGGACGAGGTCCCGACGACGAGCGACATCGGCCGGCCGCCGTCAGCGGACGAGATCGTCGTCTCGCTCCTGCTGCGGGTCGACGGCGTGCCCGTCGGGTGCGCCGCGCTGCGCGACGTCTCCGGCGTCTCCGACGAGATCGGTGGCTTCCACGCGCCCGGCACGGGCGAGGTCAAGCGTGTGTTCGTCGCACCTGAGTACCGGGGGCGTGGACTGTCACGCCTGCTCATGCGAGGGCTCGAGGCGTACGCCCGCGCTGCCGGCCTGCGCCGGCTCGTCCTCGAGACGGGCACGAAGCAGCACGAGTCTGTCTCGCTCTACCGCTCGATCGGCTTCGAGCCGATCGAGCGCTACGGCGAGTACGCCGACTCGGACGAGTCCCTGTGCTTCGCGAAGGACCTCCCCGCCGTCTGA
- the nirD gene encoding nitrite reductase small subunit NirD produces MSAHGDLTWTDVCALDALVPERGAAALVEGHQVALFRLADDSVLAVQQRDPFSGANVVSRGIVGTVGDVPAVTSPMHKQVWALATGECLDAAGKEPQDLRSYPVEVRDGVVRVAVS; encoded by the coding sequence ATGTCCGCCCACGGCGACCTGACCTGGACCGACGTCTGCGCGCTCGACGCGCTCGTCCCGGAGCGCGGTGCGGCCGCGCTCGTCGAGGGGCACCAGGTCGCGCTGTTCCGGCTCGCCGACGACTCGGTGCTCGCGGTGCAGCAGCGCGACCCGTTCAGCGGCGCGAACGTCGTCTCGCGCGGGATCGTGGGGACGGTCGGCGACGTACCAGCCGTCACGTCGCCGATGCACAAGCAGGTGTGGGCCCTCGCGACGGGCGAGTGCCTCGACGCCGCGGGGAAGGAGCCGCAGGACCTGCGGTCCTACCCGGTCGAGGTGCGCGACGGCGTCGTGCGGGTCGCGGTCAGCTAG
- the nirB gene encoding nitrite reductase large subunit NirB, producing MSEQNAPASPGRIVVVGAGMVAHRLVEQLVSRAPGEATWSATVLGDEAHLPYDRVHLSEFFGGRSPEQLAMAPSVWDDPHVTLRTGDAVASIDRDAQSVTTRSGETFEYDTLVLATGSWAWTPRTEGTDLTGVFSYRTMDDVVGLRAWVTDRATTLDRPLRGAVVGGGVLGLEAASALQDLGATATVVEFADRLMSVQLDDGGGEALRVLIEDMGVTVRTGTGATRLVAAPDGPVGLMVLSDGSTLDVDVVVFSTGIRPRDRLARECGLAIGERGGVVVGPTCRTSDPAIWAIGEVASHDGECAGLVAPGNAMADVVVDQLLGGDAVYTPAPDGTKLKGVTHDGVPVEAASFGDVFALTPGALEVTFADPVAKTYKKLVVSDDARTLLGGVFVGDSSLYPSLRPMLGRALGADPSAFLAPEGGAAAPSADVPDDVVVCSCANVTAGTVRGAVTDHGCTSVAEVKKCTKAGTVCGSCVPLLTKLVNTQLEASGVEVSRAMCEHFAMSRQELFALVQAEGLRTFSQIVAAHGRGRGCVICKPVVASILSSLGIGHVLERDQASLQDTNDHVLANMQKDGTYSVIPRVPGGEITPEKLVVIGQVAADFGLYTRITGAQRIGMFGARIDQLPEIWRRLVEAGFESGQAYGKSLRAVKSCVGSSWCRFGVQDSVGMGVRLELRYRGLRTPHKFKVGVSGCARECAEARGKDVGIIATERGWNLYVGGNGGFTPRHADLLAEDLSDDELITVVDRFLSLYVRSADRLQRTAGWVAEYPGGVAELRKVLVEDSLGIASELEAAIAAHVESYTDEWAATLEDPEKLARFTSFVNAPDVHDPDLAYTPERGQVRPARPGEPADNNPVIARTITVRS from the coding sequence ATGTCCGAGCAGAACGCCCCCGCCTCCCCCGGGCGCATCGTCGTCGTCGGCGCGGGCATGGTCGCCCACCGGCTCGTGGAGCAGCTCGTCTCCCGCGCCCCCGGCGAGGCGACCTGGTCAGCGACCGTGCTCGGCGACGAGGCGCACCTGCCGTACGACCGTGTCCACCTCTCCGAGTTCTTCGGCGGACGCTCCCCCGAGCAGCTCGCGATGGCCCCGAGCGTCTGGGACGACCCGCACGTCACGCTGCGCACGGGCGACGCCGTCGCGTCGATCGACCGGGACGCCCAGTCCGTCACGACGCGCTCCGGCGAGACGTTCGAGTACGACACGCTCGTCCTGGCGACCGGCTCCTGGGCCTGGACGCCCCGTACCGAGGGCACCGACCTCACTGGTGTCTTCAGCTACCGCACGATGGACGACGTCGTCGGGCTTCGGGCCTGGGTCACTGACCGCGCGACCACGCTCGACCGGCCGCTGCGCGGCGCCGTCGTCGGCGGTGGCGTCCTCGGGCTCGAGGCCGCGTCCGCCCTGCAGGACCTCGGCGCCACCGCGACCGTCGTCGAGTTCGCCGACCGCCTCATGAGCGTCCAGCTCGACGACGGCGGAGGCGAGGCGCTGCGCGTCCTGATCGAGGACATGGGCGTCACCGTCCGCACAGGGACGGGCGCGACCCGCCTCGTCGCGGCACCCGACGGACCGGTCGGCCTCATGGTCCTCTCCGACGGCTCGACGCTCGACGTCGACGTCGTCGTGTTCTCGACCGGTATCCGCCCGCGCGACCGGCTCGCCCGCGAGTGCGGCCTCGCGATCGGCGAGCGTGGCGGCGTCGTCGTCGGCCCCACGTGCCGCACGTCCGACCCGGCGATCTGGGCGATCGGCGAGGTCGCGTCGCACGACGGCGAGTGCGCCGGCCTCGTGGCTCCCGGCAACGCGATGGCTGACGTCGTCGTCGACCAGCTCCTCGGCGGCGACGCGGTCTACACGCCCGCGCCAGACGGCACGAAGCTCAAGGGCGTCACGCACGACGGCGTCCCGGTCGAGGCCGCGTCGTTCGGCGACGTCTTCGCGCTCACCCCCGGCGCGCTCGAGGTCACGTTCGCCGACCCGGTCGCCAAGACGTACAAGAAGCTCGTCGTGTCCGACGACGCACGCACCCTCCTCGGCGGGGTGTTCGTCGGGGACTCGTCGCTCTACCCGTCGCTGCGGCCGATGCTCGGCCGCGCCCTCGGCGCGGACCCGAGCGCGTTCCTCGCCCCGGAGGGCGGCGCAGCCGCCCCGAGCGCCGACGTGCCCGACGACGTCGTCGTCTGCTCGTGCGCGAACGTCACCGCGGGCACGGTTCGCGGTGCCGTGACCGACCACGGGTGCACGAGCGTCGCCGAGGTCAAGAAGTGCACCAAGGCCGGCACGGTCTGCGGCTCGTGCGTGCCCCTCCTGACGAAGCTCGTCAACACGCAGCTCGAGGCGTCCGGCGTCGAGGTGTCGCGAGCGATGTGCGAGCACTTCGCGATGTCCCGCCAGGAGCTCTTCGCGCTCGTCCAGGCGGAGGGTCTGCGGACCTTCTCGCAGATCGTCGCCGCGCACGGGCGTGGGCGCGGGTGCGTCATCTGCAAGCCCGTCGTCGCCTCGATCCTCTCCTCGCTCGGCATCGGTCACGTGCTCGAGCGCGACCAGGCGTCCCTCCAGGACACGAACGACCACGTCCTCGCCAACATGCAGAAGGACGGCACCTACTCCGTCATCCCGCGCGTGCCCGGCGGCGAGATCACGCCCGAGAAGCTCGTCGTCATCGGGCAGGTCGCCGCCGACTTCGGCCTGTACACGCGCATCACGGGCGCGCAGCGTATCGGCATGTTCGGTGCGCGCATCGACCAGCTCCCGGAGATCTGGCGGCGCCTCGTCGAGGCGGGCTTCGAGTCGGGGCAGGCCTACGGCAAGTCGCTGCGCGCGGTGAAGTCGTGCGTCGGCAGCTCGTGGTGCCGGTTCGGCGTGCAGGACTCGGTCGGCATGGGCGTGCGGCTCGAGCTGCGCTACCGCGGCCTGCGCACCCCGCACAAGTTCAAGGTCGGTGTCTCGGGCTGCGCCCGTGAGTGCGCCGAGGCGCGCGGCAAGGACGTCGGCATCATCGCGACCGAGCGCGGCTGGAACCTGTACGTCGGCGGGAACGGCGGGTTCACGCCACGGCACGCCGACCTCCTCGCGGAGGACCTGTCCGACGACGAGCTCATCACGGTCGTCGACCGGTTCCTGTCGCTCTACGTCCGTTCGGCGGACCGCCTGCAGCGCACCGCTGGCTGGGTGGCCGAGTACCCGGGCGGCGTGGCCGAGCTGCGCAAGGTCCTCGTCGAGGACTCGCTCGGCATCGCGAGCGAGCTCGAGGCGGCGATCGCGGCGCACGTCGAGTCGTACACGGACGAGTGGGCGGCGACGCTCGAGGATCCTGAGAAGCTCGCCCGCTTCACGTCGTTCGTCAACGCGCCCGACGTGCACGACCCGGACCTCGCGTACACGCCCGAGCGCGGCCAGGTCCGCCCTGCGCGCCCGGGCGAGCCGGCCGACAACAACCCGGTGATCGCCCGCACGATCACCGTACGCTCGTGA
- a CDS encoding heme biosynthesis protein HemY, producing the protein MSDETVVPEPERAAARFAELPERIDPDSYVEGVDVSDVPDPEFGRDPNKEWMLKYV; encoded by the coding sequence ATGAGCGACGAGACGGTGGTGCCTGAGCCTGAGCGCGCTGCGGCGCGCTTCGCGGAGCTGCCCGAGCGGATCGACCCGGACAGCTACGTCGAGGGTGTCGACGTGTCAGACGTGCCTGACCCCGAGTTCGGTCGCGACCCGAACAAGGAGTGGATGCTCAAGTACGTCTGA
- a CDS encoding O-succinylhomoserine sulfhydrylase, translating to MTAGPREVPASWRPATVSVRGGIERSGFHETSEPIYLTQGYVYGSAAECEAAFKGEADRFIYSRYGNPTVHTFEQRLRLIEGAEGCYATATGMSAVFTALAAIVGQGSRIVAARALFGSSLTIFDEIFARWGVHTDYVDGHVLSQWEEALATPADVVFFETPSNPMQDIIDVRAVADLAHRAGATVVVDNVFATPVLQKPLELGADVVVYSATKHIDGQGRVLGGAILGSADYIDGPVQTMVRHTGPSLSPFNAWVLLKGLETLSLRVRAQSDAALQVATALESLPGIGRVYYPFLDSHPQVALARAQQTGGGTVVTFDLEVPGSASPDQVKERTFRFLDALRVVDISNNLGDAKSLITHPATTTHRKLGPEGRAAVGMAESTVRLSIGLEDPLDLLDDVEQALKA from the coding sequence GTGACCGCGGGGCCCCGTGAGGTCCCCGCATCCTGGCGTCCCGCGACCGTCTCGGTCCGCGGCGGCATCGAGCGCTCCGGGTTCCACGAGACGAGCGAGCCCATCTACCTGACGCAGGGATACGTGTACGGCTCCGCCGCCGAGTGCGAGGCCGCCTTCAAGGGTGAGGCCGACCGCTTCATCTACTCCCGCTACGGCAACCCGACCGTCCACACCTTCGAGCAGCGGCTGCGCCTCATCGAGGGCGCCGAGGGCTGCTACGCGACCGCGACCGGCATGTCCGCCGTCTTCACGGCGCTCGCCGCGATCGTCGGACAGGGCTCCCGGATCGTCGCCGCCCGCGCGCTCTTCGGGTCGAGCCTGACGATCTTCGACGAGATCTTCGCCCGCTGGGGCGTGCACACCGACTACGTCGACGGGCACGTCCTCTCCCAGTGGGAGGAGGCGCTCGCGACGCCCGCGGACGTCGTCTTCTTCGAGACGCCGTCGAACCCGATGCAGGACATCATCGACGTGCGCGCCGTCGCCGACCTCGCGCACCGCGCGGGGGCGACCGTCGTCGTCGACAACGTCTTCGCGACGCCCGTCCTGCAGAAACCGCTCGAGCTGGGCGCCGACGTCGTCGTGTACTCCGCGACGAAGCACATCGACGGGCAGGGCCGCGTGCTCGGCGGCGCGATCCTCGGCAGCGCCGACTACATCGACGGGCCCGTGCAGACGATGGTCCGCCACACCGGCCCGTCGCTCTCCCCGTTCAACGCGTGGGTGCTGCTCAAAGGCCTCGAGACGCTCTCGCTGCGCGTCCGCGCCCAGTCCGACGCCGCACTCCAGGTCGCGACGGCGCTCGAGTCCCTGCCGGGCATCGGTCGGGTCTACTACCCGTTCCTCGACTCGCACCCGCAGGTGGCGCTCGCACGGGCCCAGCAGACGGGCGGCGGCACCGTCGTCACGTTCGACCTCGAGGTGCCGGGCTCGGCATCGCCGGACCAGGTCAAGGAGCGTACGTTCCGTTTCCTCGACGCGCTGCGCGTCGTGGACATCTCCAACAACCTCGGCGACGCGAAGAGCCTCATCACGCACCCGGCGACGACGACGCACCGCAAGCTCGGCCCCGAGGGCCGCGCAGCGGTCGGCATGGCGGAGTCGACGGTGCGGCTGAGCATCGGGCTGGAGGACCCGCTCGACCTGCTCGACGACGTCGAGCAGGCCCTCAAGGCGTGA
- a CDS encoding rhodanese-like domain-containing protein, which translates to MSYAGDVTPEAAWELITTTPDAILVDVRTQDEWRTIGVPDTSAARTAARFVEWNTAWGPNTEFLAQLEAAGVAKDATVLFLCRSGVRSVAAAQAATAAGWADARNVLQGFEGAQDATGARTIDGWRNAGLPTTTIDEAAR; encoded by the coding sequence ATGAGCTACGCAGGAGACGTCACCCCCGAGGCCGCGTGGGAGCTGATCACCACGACACCCGACGCGATCCTCGTCGACGTCCGCACGCAGGACGAGTGGCGCACGATCGGCGTCCCCGACACGAGCGCCGCCCGCACGGCCGCGCGGTTCGTCGAGTGGAACACCGCCTGGGGACCCAACACCGAGTTCCTCGCCCAGCTCGAGGCCGCAGGCGTCGCGAAGGACGCGACCGTCCTGTTCCTGTGCCGCTCCGGTGTCCGCTCGGTCGCCGCCGCCCAGGCCGCGACGGCCGCCGGCTGGGCCGACGCCCGCAACGTCCTCCAGGGCTTCGAGGGCGCCCAGGACGCGACCGGCGCCCGCACGATCGACGGCTGGCGCAACGCCGGTCTCCCGACCACCACGATCGACGAGGCCGCCCGGTGA
- a CDS encoding aminotransferase class V-fold PLP-dependent enzyme, whose product MSIASTTCPENRTDVTDEPALLPVVGRDTLVPLVDGRNVTYANLDVAASAPALESVAARVAQALPLYASVHRGAGYLSQVSTALYEASRRTIGAFVGAREHDVTIITRNTTDSLNLLAGCVPATVGEGRVLVLDVEHHANLLPWAAAPGGAAVLAGASSVAATLDALRAELAARPYALVAVTGASNVTGEALPVADVVTLAHAAGARVVLDGAQLVPHRGVDIAALDVDYVGFSGHKTYAPYGAGALVGRRDWLDAGTPHLAGGGAVRAVTHSEPDVPAAGAASATWALAPARHEAGSPNVIGAVALAAACEELAALDPAALHAHEARLRARLVEGLSQIPGVEVLRAWDDAVDPVGVVTFVVEGHDPGLVAAYLSAEHGIGVRDGKFCAHPLLARLGHRYGAVRASVGVGTTGEHVERLVTALASYVREGTRADYAVQDGCWVVRDDRRPLPDVSGLSGLVATAAVANVALAGGCGAPSEA is encoded by the coding sequence ATGTCGATCGCCAGCACCACCTGTCCTGAGAACCGCACCGACGTGACGGACGAGCCCGCGCTCCTGCCCGTCGTCGGCCGCGACACCCTCGTCCCGCTCGTCGACGGACGTAACGTCACCTACGCGAACCTCGACGTCGCCGCGTCCGCACCCGCCCTCGAGTCCGTCGCCGCGCGCGTCGCGCAGGCGCTCCCGCTCTACGCGAGCGTCCACCGCGGCGCCGGCTACCTGTCCCAGGTCTCGACCGCGCTCTACGAGGCGTCCCGCCGCACCATCGGCGCGTTCGTCGGGGCACGCGAGCACGACGTCACGATCATCACGCGCAACACGACCGACTCGCTCAACCTCCTCGCGGGCTGCGTGCCCGCGACGGTCGGGGAGGGGCGCGTGCTCGTCCTCGACGTCGAGCACCATGCGAACCTCCTGCCCTGGGCCGCCGCGCCCGGCGGCGCCGCGGTCCTCGCGGGAGCGTCGAGCGTCGCCGCGACGCTCGACGCGCTGCGCGCCGAGCTCGCCGCCCGCCCGTACGCGCTCGTCGCTGTCACGGGCGCGTCCAACGTGACGGGCGAGGCCCTGCCGGTCGCCGACGTCGTCACGCTCGCCCACGCCGCAGGGGCGCGCGTCGTGCTCGACGGCGCACAGCTCGTCCCGCACCGCGGCGTCGACATCGCCGCGCTCGACGTCGACTACGTCGGCTTCTCCGGTCACAAGACCTACGCGCCGTACGGCGCGGGCGCGCTCGTCGGCCGCCGCGACTGGCTCGACGCCGGCACGCCGCACCTCGCGGGCGGCGGCGCGGTCCGCGCCGTCACCCACTCCGAGCCCGACGTCCCGGCGGCCGGCGCCGCGTCGGCGACATGGGCGCTCGCGCCCGCCCGCCACGAGGCCGGCTCGCCCAACGTCATCGGCGCGGTCGCGCTCGCGGCCGCGTGCGAGGAGCTCGCCGCGCTCGACCCCGCCGCGCTGCACGCGCACGAGGCGCGCCTGCGCGCCCGGCTCGTCGAGGGGCTCTCCCAGATCCCGGGCGTCGAGGTGCTGCGCGCGTGGGACGACGCCGTCGACCCGGTGGGCGTCGTGACGTTCGTCGTCGAGGGGCACGACCCCGGCCTCGTCGCCGCCTACCTGTCGGCAGAGCACGGCATCGGCGTGCGTGACGGGAAGTTCTGCGCGCACCCGCTCCTCGCCCGCCTGGGCCACCGGTACGGCGCGGTGCGCGCGAGCGTCGGTGTGGGGACGACCGGCGAGCACGTCGAGCGGCTGGTCACGGCCCTCGCGAGCTATGTCCGCGAGGGCACCCGGGCCGACTACGCGGTGCAGGACGGGTGCTGGGTCGTCCGCGACGACCGGCGCCCCCTCCCGGACGTCTCCGGGCTGTCCGGTCTGGTCGCGACGGCGGCCGTCGCGAACGTCGCGCTCGCGGGCGGGTGCGGCGCTCCGTCCGAGGCGTGA
- a CDS encoding GNAT family N-acetyltransferase encodes MEHDITLSGHGFRLEPLTHKHVGDLAAMVDPDLWAGMATPMPVGEVGLMNYIEDSQALEGCYAFAVVDEVSNEVRGSTALVDHQGAARRVEIGRTFYDRAVWGRVVNPVCKFLLLEHSFERLRVHRVQLRADARNVRSLAAIERLGATREGTLRGFRDGQDGSRVDSVVFSILAPEWPVVREGLLARIDPLRAIAGLGGPDATALLDANGPTPLAAVGASVPELGMAEEPSLELAGDQPPLGARRGRAPRGRLARRRRLR; translated from the coding sequence GTGGAGCACGACATCACCCTCTCGGGGCACGGTTTTCGCCTCGAGCCGCTGACGCACAAGCACGTCGGCGACCTTGCTGCCATGGTCGATCCCGACCTGTGGGCAGGCATGGCCACACCTATGCCGGTGGGCGAGGTCGGGCTGATGAACTACATCGAGGACTCGCAGGCTCTCGAGGGCTGCTACGCGTTCGCGGTCGTCGACGAGGTGAGCAACGAGGTGCGTGGCTCGACGGCGCTCGTCGACCACCAGGGCGCCGCTCGTCGCGTCGAGATCGGCCGGACGTTCTACGACCGCGCCGTCTGGGGTCGCGTCGTCAACCCGGTCTGCAAGTTCCTCCTCCTCGAGCACTCCTTCGAGCGTCTCAGGGTGCACCGCGTCCAGCTCCGCGCCGACGCCCGCAACGTCCGCTCGCTCGCCGCGATCGAGCGGCTCGGCGCGACCCGCGAGGGCACGCTGCGCGGCTTCCGCGACGGCCAGGACGGGTCGCGCGTCGACTCGGTCGTCTTCTCGATCCTCGCCCCCGAGTGGCCCGTCGTACGCGAGGGCCTGCTCGCGCGGATCGACCCGCTGCGCGCGATCGCCGGTCTGGGCGGCCCCGACGCGACCGCGCTCCTCGACGCGAACGGCCCCACGCCGCTCGCCGCCGTCGGCGCGTCCGTCCCCGAGCTGGGCATGGCCGAGGAGCCGAGCCTGGAGCTGGCCGGTGACCAGCCGCCCCTCGGTGCACGTCGAGGGCGCGCGCCCCGCGGACGCCTCGCGCGCCGCCGTCGCCTGCGCTGA